One region of Candidatus Saccharibacteria bacterium genomic DNA includes:
- a CDS encoding AAA family ATPase, with protein sequence MMQKVLIFRGAPASGKSTIVPEIAKLLTKPVVLIEEDKFRWGFHIIGRSVSEVGSDEHRFAYENTRMLYERYLEVGMYSIVLEGLFTWNNKSSPEGSAKELVDLAEQHGFEAISIVLTAEKEELRRRNTMREYTVPAKEFEELYNGVHQELNSSEIIIDTTNESTEETIARLKLLLSL encoded by the coding sequence ATGATGCAAAAAGTCCTAATCTTTAGGGGAGCACCAGCCAGCGGAAAGAGTACGATTGTACCAGAGATAGCCAAACTACTGACCAAACCAGTAGTTTTAATAGAGGAAGACAAGTTTCGTTGGGGATTCCATATCATCGGTAGATCCGTTAGTGAGGTCGGCTCCGATGAACATAGATTTGCTTATGAGAATACTCGAATGCTATACGAAAGATACCTTGAAGTCGGAATGTACAGTATTGTTCTCGAAGGTCTTTTTACGTGGAATAATAAATCTTCCCCTGAAGGTAGCGCCAAAGAACTGGTGGATTTAGCAGAGCAGCATGGCTTTGAAGCAATCTCGATTGTACTAACGGCCGAAAAAGAAGAACTGCGTAGGCGCAATACTATGCGTGAGTACACGGTTCCAGCAAAAGAGTTCGAAGAACTGTATAACGGGGTCCACCAGGAGCTTAATTCTTCCGAGATTATTATTGATACGACCAATGAATCAACGGAAGAAACAATTGCACGGCTCAAATTACTGCTATCTTTGTAA
- a CDS encoding Fic family protein translates to MISELTKSKIRTLKKEYEQRKGGKESLLGLLREVELPELVYNSNAIENSSLTLKETERIILEQEVMRDVSVRELFEAKNLARVLEYLSTRPNIELSTENILLLHQMLIGGINDNIAGRLRKEGEYVRVGSHIAPAPEYVSALLDDLIDDYLSDHGRYFVDSIGRFHAEFEHIHPFCDGNGRIGRVLVNVQLAALGYPPIIIRNKGKHSSYYPLFISYQEKNDYDGMSELFALALQESLNKRIAYLKGQKIVKLTDYAKQRNLTTNGQLNAAKRQTIPAFREKGIWKIGE, encoded by the coding sequence ATGATAAGCGAATTAACAAAATCAAAGATAAGAACTCTAAAGAAGGAATACGAACAGCGTAAAGGCGGCAAAGAGTCACTTTTAGGGCTGCTACGAGAGGTAGAACTGCCCGAATTAGTCTATAACTCAAACGCCATAGAAAACTCATCATTAACATTGAAGGAAACTGAACGAATTATACTTGAGCAAGAGGTAATGCGCGATGTTTCCGTCCGTGAGCTTTTTGAGGCAAAAAACTTGGCTAGAGTTCTGGAATATTTGTCAACTCGGCCAAATATCGAACTATCCACTGAGAATATACTACTGTTGCATCAGATGCTAATTGGTGGAATTAATGATAATATTGCAGGCAGATTGCGCAAAGAAGGCGAATATGTACGGGTCGGTTCGCATATCGCCCCAGCGCCAGAATACGTTAGTGCGCTACTGGACGACCTAATCGATGATTATTTGAGCGATCACGGTCGATACTTTGTCGATAGTATTGGACGTTTTCATGCGGAATTCGAGCATATTCATCCCTTCTGTGACGGAAATGGTCGTATAGGCAGGGTATTGGTTAATGTCCAGTTAGCAGCCTTGGGGTACCCGCCAATCATAATCCGAAACAAAGGTAAGCACAGTAGCTACTATCCATTGTTTATTAGTTACCAAGAAAAAAATGATTATGACGGAATGTCAGAATTGTTTGCCCTTGCCCTGCAAGAATCGTTAAACAAGAGGATCGCCTATTTGAAGGGACAGAAAATTGTAAAGTTAACAGATTACGCAAAACAACGTAATTTAACAACAAACGGCCAACTTAACGCCGCAAAACGACAGACGATACCAGCCTTCCGCGAAAAAGGTATTTGGAAAATAGGGGAATAG
- a CDS encoding 6-phosphogluconolactonase has protein sequence MKYSTEGIDLAKAEIATVLAGELKSGKRLLWLVSGGSCVAVQVDVMKRLREAAPDKLSLLTILPVDERFGRHGHENSNSAQMQKAGFKPEKAKWLDVLNKNQPMAETVSYYAQLAEDAMAEADVVVATLGMGADAHTAGLLPESPALTDTVSTVVGYSWSDFARMTLGVPMLLKINHAWVLAYGETKKESLKRLQRNAESVEHLPAKILYDLASVTVYNDYIQT, from the coding sequence ATGAAATATAGCACCGAGGGTATAGACCTGGCTAAGGCAGAGATAGCCACTGTACTAGCTGGCGAGCTAAAGTCTGGAAAGCGCCTACTGTGGCTGGTGAGCGGTGGTTCTTGCGTAGCAGTGCAGGTGGACGTAATGAAGCGGCTGCGGGAGGCTGCGCCCGATAAACTCAGTTTGCTAACGATTTTGCCGGTTGACGAGCGGTTTGGACGACATGGTCATGAAAATTCAAATAGCGCGCAGATGCAAAAAGCAGGCTTTAAGCCAGAAAAGGCAAAATGGCTAGACGTTCTCAATAAAAATCAGCCTATGGCCGAAACAGTTTCCTACTACGCCCAACTTGCAGAAGACGCTATGGCCGAGGCGGATGTTGTGGTTGCCACGCTTGGTATGGGAGCAGATGCGCACACTGCCGGGCTGTTACCCGAGAGCCCCGCTCTGACAGATACCGTTTCCACAGTAGTTGGCTATAGCTGGAGTGATTTTGCACGAATGACGTTAGGAGTACCTATGCTGCTTAAAATAAATCACGCGTGGGTACTTGCTTATGGTGAGACAAAAAAAGAATCTTTGAAGCGCCTGCAGCGCAACGCTGAATCAGTTGAACACTTGCCGGCAAAAATCCTCTATGACTTGGCGAGTGTGACCGTCTATAATGATTACATACAAACGTGA
- a CDS encoding NADP-dependent phosphogluconate dehydrogenase has product MKIVIHGLGRMGMQIARKLAESGDHEVIGHNRSPEPMQEAAGYGVKPISDITTIPGEFGQEQAVVWVMLPAEITEQVVLEWTERLPKGSIIINGANFDFRETKRLNTLVQAKGMAMVDVGVSGGVWGYQNGFPLMCGSDSEADFAAVSPALETLAKPGGMYARFGSSGAGHYVKMVHNAIEYGMMQSLGEGFRMLHDGPYAGQIDLAQAADLWQHHSVITSWLTQLSHDALAENPELDGISGYVAESGEARWTLEAAKQMGIDLPAIQAAFDVRVRSQQGETNFATKVVAAQRNKFGGHNLNGEGKA; this is encoded by the coding sequence ATGAAAATTGTTATTCACGGTCTTGGCCGTATGGGTATGCAAATTGCGCGCAAACTGGCAGAAAGTGGAGACCATGAAGTCATTGGCCACAACCGTAGCCCAGAGCCGATGCAAGAAGCTGCAGGCTACGGGGTAAAACCCATCTCTGATATAACAACCATCCCAGGTGAATTCGGCCAGGAACAAGCAGTTGTGTGGGTCATGCTCCCAGCAGAGATTACCGAGCAAGTCGTGCTTGAGTGGACTGAGCGTCTACCAAAAGGTTCCATCATAATCAACGGAGCAAATTTTGATTTTCGGGAAACAAAACGACTTAACACACTAGTACAGGCAAAAGGAATGGCTATGGTTGACGTTGGTGTCAGTGGCGGCGTTTGGGGCTATCAAAATGGTTTCCCCCTCATGTGTGGCAGCGACAGCGAGGCCGACTTTGCGGCTGTTAGCCCTGCGCTTGAAACACTGGCAAAACCCGGCGGCATGTACGCCAGATTTGGCAGCAGCGGCGCTGGGCACTATGTCAAAATGGTGCACAATGCCATAGAATACGGCATGATGCAAAGCCTTGGCGAGGGATTTCGTATGCTACATGATGGCCCATACGCAGGACAAATTGACCTAGCACAGGCCGCTGATCTTTGGCAACACCACAGTGTGATTACGAGCTGGCTGACTCAACTGAGCCACGATGCCCTCGCGGAGAATCCAGAGCTCGACGGCATTTCCGGCTATGTTGCCGAGAGTGGCGAAGCTCGGTGGACATTAGAAGCAGCGAAACAAATGGGCATCGACTTGCCTGCCATCCAAGCGGCTTTTGATGTGCGCGTTCGTTCGCAGCAAGGAGAGACCAACTTTGCAACAAAAGTTGTTGCCGCCCAACGCAACAAGTTTGGTGGACACAACCTAAACGGCGAAGGCAAAGCATGA
- the zwf gene encoding glucose-6-phosphate dehydrogenase, which produces MNDYINRPFILVIFGITGDLSQRKLLPALYHLVKHRQLPEQMKIVGISRHHVPVSHVYENLHQKIHGGDYDKAVIEQLHDATEMLQVDLDDIADYERLLENLRVMSQELGPGVSRLYYLSIPAQAFVNVVHHLGETRHHEPFEQDGERPRLLVEKPFGYNFASAETLVKAADEHFGEQQTFRIDHYLAKETAQNILTFRFQNPLFQTIWNTRHIESIQIVAYETIGIENRVTFYEQTGALRDILQSHLMQLLALITMEKPAALESHDIHKAKLRLLESIDTISAEQVETHAVRGQYDSYKAEVNNPRSHVETFARLHLTIDNEQWRGVNVSIETGKALHEKCTEIIVRFRANKDAPGTNILTFRVQPQEGITLSLQAKRPGLSKETEMVKMDFDYERAFFGQTGDAYERVIIDAVRGDQSLFATAQEVLTSWRIVENVLKNWSESDHSLQIYPVGSPASDIN; this is translated from the coding sequence ATGAACGACTACATAAACCGACCGTTTATACTTGTTATCTTTGGCATAACAGGCGACCTGTCTCAGAGAAAGCTTTTACCAGCACTGTATCACCTGGTAAAACATCGCCAGCTGCCAGAACAGATGAAAATTGTCGGTATCAGCCGCCACCACGTGCCTGTTTCGCACGTCTACGAAAATCTTCACCAGAAGATTCATGGCGGAGACTACGATAAAGCAGTGATTGAACAGCTACACGATGCAACCGAAATGCTGCAAGTTGACCTAGACGATATAGCAGACTATGAGCGTTTGCTAGAAAACTTACGCGTCATGTCTCAAGAACTTGGACCAGGAGTAAGCCGCCTATACTACCTGTCTATTCCTGCCCAGGCCTTTGTAAACGTTGTACACCACTTGGGAGAAACTCGTCACCACGAACCGTTTGAGCAGGATGGAGAAAGGCCACGGCTTCTCGTTGAAAAACCCTTCGGCTACAACTTTGCCTCAGCCGAAACGCTCGTAAAAGCGGCCGACGAACATTTTGGCGAGCAGCAAACTTTTCGTATTGACCATTACTTAGCCAAAGAAACGGCTCAAAACATCTTAACGTTTCGTTTCCAGAATCCGCTGTTCCAAACAATTTGGAACACCAGACACATTGAAAGCATCCAGATTGTAGCCTACGAAACAATTGGCATCGAAAACCGTGTCACTTTTTATGAGCAAACTGGCGCTCTGCGCGACATTTTGCAAAGCCATCTTATGCAGCTGCTTGCTCTTATTACCATGGAGAAACCAGCCGCTCTTGAGAGCCATGACATTCATAAAGCAAAATTACGCTTACTTGAAAGCATTGACACAATTTCAGCAGAACAGGTAGAAACACATGCTGTCCGCGGGCAGTACGATAGCTACAAAGCAGAAGTGAACAACCCGCGAAGTCACGTTGAAACATTTGCTCGGTTACATTTAACCATCGACAACGAGCAGTGGCGCGGCGTAAACGTGAGCATAGAAACAGGTAAAGCGCTCCACGAAAAATGCACCGAAATTATTGTGCGATTTCGAGCGAACAAAGATGCACCGGGCACAAACATTCTTACCTTCCGTGTACAGCCACAGGAAGGCATAACCCTTTCCCTCCAAGCCAAACGACCAGGCTTAAGCAAAGAAACCGAAATGGTCAAGATGGATTTTGACTATGAACGCGCTTTTTTCGGCCAAACCGGAGATGCTTACGAAAGAGTAATTATTGATGCCGTGCGCGGTGATCAATCACTATTTGCCACAGCGCAAGAGGTGCTTACTTCGTGGCGTATTGTCGAAAACGTGCTAAAAAACTGGTCTGAGAGCGATCACAGCCTGCAAATTTACCCTGTTGGCTCGCCTGCTTCTGATATTAATTAA